The window GATATTTGTCCTCTTTTATCTCGAGGTCTCCATTTGTTCTCATATTTTCGTATGGGTGGGTCGCATAtttctaaatatataaaaagaaaaataaaaaagacataaaaaagaaaatatacttatatatatatatatatatatatatatatatatatatatatatatatatatatttatttatttatttatttatttatttatttaatttcGTCAATATGCCTAAATATGattaaaatatgtacatatatagttaatataaaatgtccaataaattttttatctttacCTAGAAAATTAAATTCTGAACTTTTTAACAATTCAATAGCTTTCTTGGGGTTATAATCAACATgatgtaatattttaaatgcATATTCAGGAGTAAATGGATGCCATCCTAATTGACATTTCCAATTTTTGGCTAGCTCCTTTATAAATATTGCAAGCTCATAATCGTTTTTAATAACTAATTCGTATTGTCCTTCActtaaataattttctttcatTCTTTCTAATAAATAAGGAGAATAAACCAATTCTGATTTGCTGGTTTCTAAAAGGAGAAAAacgaaaaaataaataaaaatataaacataatcataggtatataatatatatatatatatatatatatatatatatttatatacttatatattttcaaaaattCATACCATCATATTTTTCGGAATGGctatttaaaaaaaaagtagaCACGTTTGAAACTTGATAATTTTCTCCTACATTAATTTGGTTGGTATATTTGCTGCCTTCACTTTTTTGTTTGACTTtatctttctttttttcaaCAGTTCTATAAAATACAGcaaattaaaatatatatgtgtatatattaacatatatatatatatatatatatttttttttttttttttttttttttttttttttttttcttttttttatttgtttatttattactttatcgttttaattttttttcttctttttaatGAAGCATCTACCGTCACACctagaaaaaaaaaatatatatataataaaataaggtaaatatattaaagatACATTCGTgctataattttttctctttATTGTTTAGATTACCTCTTCTTTTACATAATGGGCAATACCAATAATTAAAATTGGGTTGTGGCTTGTCTGACGAACTGAGGCActatttaaagaaaaaaaaaatacacatatacatatatatatatatatatatatatatacaatgAAACTTgttttatgaaaaaatagaaatgTAAAAAACATAACCATATAAAATCACACATGTAGACACAAAATTAtgcatacatatataacatgaaaggattaaaaaatatatatatttatgtattttattttttattttctttatacatataaatgataagaTCTAATACAATTATCACAACAAACTAAATTCCCTCCATGATAACATTCATAACAAAATGaatcattttcattattatcactataatttttaatatctaCATTAGTATCTGATGgttttaaatttttattatttattttcttatcaTTGTTATTGTATGTTCCATTcttgttattatttacgCCATTGCTTTTTATAGAATTAGTATCCTTACCCTTACACTTATctatacattttttttttactttattTTGCATACTAacactttttttttccattccctattttcaaattaaaataagaaCAAACTATTTATTATCGTTCTCATACACacaaaatatacatatatacacatacatatatatatatatatatatatatatatatatatatatatatgtatatgtgcatacacgaaaaaaaaaaaataaataataataatcaaaaagaaagtaaataaataaagggttacaaatattcaaatattcattgtttattatttttatacaaagaaataaaa of the Plasmodium reichenowi strain SY57 chromosome 11, whole genome shotgun sequence genome contains:
- a CDS encoding phd finger protein, putative, translating into MEKKSVSMQNKVKKKCIDKCKGKDTNSIKSNGVNNNKNGTYNNNDKKINNKNLKPSDTNVDIKNYSDNNENDSFCYECYHGGNLVCCDNCIRSYHLYCLSSSDKPQPNFNYWYCPLCKRRGVTVDASLKRRKKIKTIKTVEKKKDKVKQKSEGSKYTNQINVGENYQVSNVSTFFLNSHSEKYDETSKSELVYSPYLLERMKENYLSEGQYELVIKNDYELAIFIKELAKNWKCQLGWHPFTPEYAFKILHHVDYNPKKAIELLKSSEFNFLEICDPPIRKYENKWRPRDKRGQISDSPYPSSELLQSYLKRSVEFSLDEKKYHYPVNTGNKFYCEINKNNIIETNYPNERTRNSLRKEIEEEEDEEDDFEDDDLEEEEEDDKDDEEYYEEYDK